The following are encoded together in the Armatimonadota bacterium genome:
- a CDS encoding heparinase II/III family protein, which translates to MSCIATTIIVALSLCLATSVSADSPVKTRRTLITPDKAAELQGSAWFKNLALKGDKMPFCAAVGNAPAETWVDKPDDWFWQTMPSTKIMRCTTVGNDNFRTPKAGCPVHGPKIYEIDAYYPWIVDVETMPYKLKCPIGGETYPSNDFAAGDMTSGQYPDDGSGYNDHGCLYHFIGLYAHYAYNTMLQPAIKSFGHAYLATGDRRYAHKAAVCLLKEAFEYPNSTDRADRTYIPGYGHGSGMITDVVWSGGALIASATCYDEICEALDGDTELVAFARKYIPEIETVDDVKVYIEDRLFRAGLQALLDGRILPNTGWAEEAMATLALMLNDFGDKRPNTIDCLEWLYYGGGRLITVGNQFYKDGSSYESTGYNDARAGFVRCAETLKRLRELSPHALDWSRYPDISQNEKLLAYTNVYKQAIYALGGQYTLCVGDIGSPTVSREPRVGHRERLSEFLDGYGLALLRAGKGEHQRDAMLFYGGVRGHAHYDPLMLNLYGFGRDLLPNVGYPQSWNFARAWEWSLFTHNTVAVDRNEHPCSTVIGSITVWAPGDSDSNTPGVQVMEAAKRPYRIHEPRGEKGPDVTDYRRMVALVDIDAERWYAVDIFRVTGGRDHMQSWHGGYTPNPILVAGVELTRQEKGTLAGEDVEYGAHYKGPDGADRWDPYCYLHDVARGPMAPETSVDFAYDTVDDLHVRLNFVPMDETELITARGGAPIAPDKQVLQWAIPHRTVAADSDDNTLKSQFVTVLEAYTSERFLGPIRRLPAEAVSASEYAPIAVEVAVPGGRDIILANGSQDGSLVCGEFALTGRFGLIRERGGKITDLQLIAGTSLSAGDLRVTQELPGSGRIVAVDRAGKAITVQGRLPAPETLIGKRIAIDNHGERISSYTVTRAEPAGEDRLLITLDSSGNIGEGIAVDFADGFIQNGPEVNMPFAGLVKIGDRFDYSDCFYNGGHLETGKPGVAYKVQGVMGFPYQAWGNLHIAGTNHVYLREQVPAAQLHESIGENGRWIIYEYGVGDEVHFDCRAGLAEH; encoded by the coding sequence GTGTCCTGCATCGCCACCACGATCATCGTCGCGCTCTCATTGTGCCTGGCAACGTCCGTCTCAGCCGATTCCCCTGTGAAGACCCGGCGCACCCTCATCACGCCGGATAAAGCCGCCGAGCTTCAGGGGTCGGCGTGGTTCAAGAATCTTGCCCTGAAGGGCGACAAGATGCCCTTCTGCGCGGCGGTGGGGAACGCACCCGCGGAGACCTGGGTGGACAAGCCGGATGACTGGTTCTGGCAGACCATGCCCTCCACGAAGATCATGCGCTGCACCACCGTGGGCAATGACAACTTCCGCACACCCAAGGCCGGCTGCCCGGTGCATGGCCCGAAGATCTACGAGATTGATGCGTACTACCCGTGGATCGTGGATGTGGAGACCATGCCGTACAAGCTCAAGTGCCCCATCGGCGGCGAGACCTACCCCAGCAACGACTTCGCCGCGGGCGACATGACCAGCGGTCAATACCCCGACGATGGCAGCGGCTACAACGACCACGGCTGCCTCTACCATTTCATCGGCCTGTATGCTCATTACGCCTACAACACCATGCTCCAGCCGGCCATCAAATCCTTCGGGCATGCGTACCTGGCCACCGGGGACAGGCGCTATGCCCACAAGGCCGCTGTCTGCCTGCTCAAGGAGGCCTTCGAGTACCCCAACTCCACCGACCGCGCCGACCGCACCTATATCCCGGGATACGGTCACGGTTCGGGGATGATCACGGATGTGGTCTGGTCTGGCGGCGCGCTCATCGCCAGCGCGACGTGTTATGACGAGATCTGCGAGGCCCTGGACGGCGACACCGAACTGGTTGCTTTCGCCCGGAAGTACATCCCCGAGATCGAGACCGTTGACGATGTGAAGGTGTACATCGAGGACCGGCTGTTCCGCGCTGGGTTGCAGGCGCTTCTCGACGGCCGCATCCTGCCCAACACCGGCTGGGCCGAGGAAGCCATGGCCACGCTTGCGCTTATGCTGAATGATTTCGGCGACAAACGTCCGAACACCATCGATTGCCTGGAGTGGCTCTACTATGGCGGCGGCCGGCTCATCACGGTGGGTAACCAGTTCTACAAGGACGGATCGAGCTACGAGTCCACCGGCTACAACGATGCCCGCGCGGGGTTCGTGCGTTGCGCCGAAACGCTCAAGCGCCTGCGCGAACTCTCACCCCACGCCCTCGACTGGAGCAGGTACCCGGACATCAGCCAGAACGAGAAGCTGCTGGCGTACACTAACGTCTACAAGCAGGCGATCTATGCGCTGGGAGGCCAGTACACCCTCTGCGTTGGCGACATCGGCAGCCCCACGGTGAGCCGAGAGCCGCGGGTTGGCCACAGGGAGCGTCTGTCCGAGTTCCTGGACGGCTATGGCCTCGCGCTCCTGCGCGCAGGCAAGGGCGAGCACCAGCGCGACGCCATGCTTTTCTATGGCGGGGTGCGCGGACATGCTCACTACGACCCGCTGATGCTGAACCTGTATGGGTTCGGTCGCGATCTCCTGCCCAATGTAGGCTACCCGCAGTCGTGGAATTTCGCTCGCGCCTGGGAATGGAGCCTGTTCACCCACAACACGGTGGCAGTCGACCGCAATGAGCACCCCTGCTCCACGGTGATCGGGTCGATTACGGTCTGGGCCCCCGGCGACAGCGATTCAAACACTCCGGGAGTGCAAGTGATGGAAGCCGCCAAGCGCCCGTACCGCATCCATGAGCCCCGCGGCGAAAAGGGGCCGGATGTTACCGATTACAGGCGCATGGTCGCCCTGGTGGATATCGACGCAGAGCGGTGGTACGCCGTGGACATCTTCCGCGTCACCGGCGGCCGCGATCACATGCAGAGCTGGCATGGCGGATACACGCCCAACCCGATCTTGGTCGCGGGGGTGGAGCTCACGCGCCAGGAAAAGGGAACCCTTGCCGGCGAAGACGTGGAGTATGGGGCGCACTACAAGGGTCCTGACGGCGCCGACCGCTGGGACCCTTACTGTTACCTGCACGACGTCGCTCGAGGACCGATGGCCCCCGAGACCAGCGTGGACTTCGCCTATGACACCGTGGATGACCTCCACGTGCGTCTGAACTTCGTGCCGATGGATGAGACCGAGCTCATCACCGCACGCGGAGGCGCGCCCATCGCCCCGGACAAGCAAGTCCTGCAGTGGGCTATCCCGCATCGCACGGTTGCCGCGGACTCGGACGACAACACGCTCAAGTCCCAGTTCGTCACCGTGCTCGAAGCGTATACGAGTGAACGGTTTCTCGGCCCGATCCGGCGGCTCCCCGCTGAAGCAGTCTCAGCGAGCGAATATGCCCCCATAGCGGTGGAAGTCGCCGTACCCGGTGGCCGAGATATCATCCTGGCTAACGGCTCGCAAGACGGATCCCTGGTCTGCGGGGAGTTCGCCCTCACCGGCAGATTCGGACTCATCCGAGAGCGTGGCGGGAAGATCACCGATCTGCAGCTTATCGCGGGGACGAGTCTCTCGGCGGGTGATCTGCGCGTGACCCAGGAACTGCCCGGAAGCGGCCGGATCGTGGCCGTTGACCGGGCCGGCAAAGCCATCACAGTCCAGGGCAGGCTTCCGGCCCCGGAGACGCTTATCGGCAAGCGCATCGCCATCGACAACCACGGCGAACGGATATCCAGTTACACGGTGACCCGTGCGGAACCGGCGGGCGAAGACCGCCTGCTCATCACCCTGGACTCATCCGGCAACATCGGCGAGGGGATCGCCGTCGATTTCGCGGACGGGTTCATCCAGAACGGACCCGAGGTCAACATGCCCTTCGCCGGCCTGGTGAAGATAGGCGATCGGTTCGACTATAGTGACTGCTTCTACAATGGTGGGCACCTTGAGACGGGCAAACCGGGCGTGGCCTACAAGGTCCAGGGCGTCATGGGCTTCCCGTACCAGGCCTGGGGAAATCTGCATATCGCCGGGACCAACCACGTCTATCTTCGAGAGCAGGTGCCCGCTGCACAGTTACACGAGAGCATCGGAGAGAACGGGCGCTGGATCATTTACGAGTATGGAGTCGGCGACGAAGTGCATTTCGACTGCCGTGCCGGCCTGGCCGAGCACTGA